One Fusarium musae strain F31 chromosome 6, whole genome shotgun sequence DNA segment encodes these proteins:
- a CDS encoding hypothetical protein (EggNog:ENOG41), translating into MSSKPIVLVTGANGYIAGPVIEAFLKAGYAVRGTVRSKSSEDPLVRALSSYGEDLQIVEVPDIVAPGAFDSAVKGVHAIAHLAAGVSLSFTDPEPVLEVAIQGTLGVLESAITESSVKSVVLMSSIASITNGSKEAPARFTEADWNDEALAAVKKLGKESPSLLIYAASKVASERAFWKFRDEKSPSFTMTALNPVFVMGPQPGLESISKIGGTTAFIWQILSGQEIPKPLTPNPGYVDVRDIARVAVFSVDHPDKANGERFLLASGLVPPQAAADVLRKVYPERQDIIKAGTPGQGYFPGYKFPEERVLDASKAVKVTGQDFYSVEQTITDTAKSLEKFLQSLYIKTSL; encoded by the exons ATGTCCAGCAAACCAATTGTCCTGGTGACCGGTGCGAATGGCTATATTGCCGGGCCCGTCATCGAAGCTTTTCTCAAGGCAGGCTATGCTGTTCGTGGAACTGTTCGCTCAAAGTCTTCAGAAGATCCCCTAGTCAGGGCTCTGTCTTCATATGGCGAAGATCTTCAAATTGTCGAAGTCCCAGACATTGTCGCGCCAGGTGCCTTCGATTCTGCGGTCAAGG GTGTTCATGCTATTGCACATCTTGCTGCTGGAGTGAGTCTCAGCTTCACGGACCCCGAACCTGTCCTTGAAGTTGCTATTCAAGGGACGCTGGGTGTTCTCGAGTCTGCCATCACCGAGTCATCCGTCAAATCGGTTGTGCTTATGTCCTCTATTGCCTCTATCACGAACGGCAGCAAAGAAGCACCTGCTAGGTTTACAGAAGCAGATTGGAATGATGAAGCTTTGGCAGCTGTTAAGAAGCTCGGAAAAGAGTCACCCAGCCTTTTGATCTATGCTGCGAGTAAGGTGGCAAGTGAGAGAGCCTTTTGGAAGTTCCGCGACGAAAAAAGTCCCTCTTTCACTATGACTGCTCTCAATCCAGT TTTTGTTATGGGACCACAACCCGGCCTTGAgtccatctccaagatcggCGGAACAACTGCCTTCATCTGGCAGATACTTTCGGGTCAAGAGATCCCCAAGCCATTGACACCAAATCCTGGCTATGTTGACGTTCGTGATATTGCACGAGTTGCTGTCTTCAGCGTCGACCACCCCGACAAGGCAAACGGGGAGCGATTCCTGTTGGCTTCAGGACTTGTTCCTCCCCAGGCTGCTGCAGATGTTCTTCGTAAAGTATATCCGGAGAGACAAGACATTATCAAGGCTGGAACTCCTGGGCAGGGATACTTTCCCGGCTACAAGTTTCCTGAGGAAAGAGTTCTTGATGCATCGAAGGCAGTCAAAGTGACAGGACAAGACTTTTACAGTGTCGAGCAGACAATTACTGACACGGCCAAGTCTCTTGAGAAGTTTTTACAGAGCTTATATATCAAGACTTCCCTTTAG